In a genomic window of Flavobacterium crassostreae:
- a CDS encoding PLP-dependent transferase gives MKDTKMLQYITEVINNMPTPWLDLTTHRLDIYNENQAKTQFLTQFTTLFNNPPKDLTTALQQLPTAYDYIRLGHPLSCVLEWAIAKIHHIPAENVISFSSLTIPILAVLRKNVFDHKKTQLVYTNKLPDFLDQELIKNIYGYCFDIKKIAPQDPIPAFDGSTIFISEQAPFEPNAIAAGVDFFISLQAPLGSVLIVNGAQNQDYIAAIQHVRRRESIAMTPQNCLIALQSLVGQRISIPKSTLQQDQEIVLNCIQEITHTTTKPLVASSGLSIQYAILMGLIHDAVQNHNHKKIKIIVPPNCYGGTNDQARRVAATLPNVEIVDLLVDGANNMVQSIARVLTQIALEDAIPYIIAEIPTNPRVEVPDLIELKTVLSQERHTESGSIAVAPVFILDQTFCPNVPFLAPDGLLTSVQTISFASGSKFPSGGQCTAGYCVGNEQTDGFMQKIALHLALCDNEATELQYQILAKQLPSMNQRIAAAYANTRDFVTFIQTALPEAKINFVSEELAQQGFTPSVFSLDLPTKGATAQEKENYKRDLNLQLINLMIQEIPNESKFCVSYGQLKGCYWTIPATSTQGTTKEDDKDYIVRVSLSANMDLERHKKVFSNFVATI, from the coding sequence ATGAAAGACACCAAAATGCTACAGTATATAACCGAAGTAATAAACAACATGCCCACTCCATGGCTAGACTTAACTACCCATAGACTGGATATTTACAATGAAAACCAAGCCAAAACGCAATTTTTGACCCAGTTTACAACCCTATTCAATAACCCACCAAAGGATCTAACCACAGCACTTCAACAACTTCCAACCGCCTATGACTACATCCGGTTGGGGCATCCTTTGTCTTGCGTTTTAGAATGGGCGATTGCCAAAATACACCATATACCAGCCGAAAACGTTATCAGTTTTTCTTCCTTAACCATTCCTATTTTGGCTGTTTTAAGAAAAAATGTATTCGATCACAAAAAAACACAGCTGGTCTACACCAACAAACTGCCAGATTTTTTGGACCAAGAGCTAATTAAAAACATCTATGGTTATTGCTTTGACATAAAAAAAATAGCACCACAAGACCCAATTCCTGCATTTGATGGTAGTACTATTTTTATTTCAGAGCAAGCCCCTTTTGAACCTAACGCCATTGCTGCTGGAGTAGATTTTTTTATCAGCCTGCAAGCCCCGTTAGGTAGTGTTTTAATTGTTAATGGCGCACAAAACCAAGATTACATTGCTGCAATACAACATGTTAGAAGGCGAGAGAGTATTGCAATGACACCCCAAAACTGTCTGATTGCTTTACAATCTCTTGTGGGACAACGTATTTCTATACCCAAAAGTACCTTACAACAAGACCAAGAAATAGTTTTAAATTGCATCCAAGAGATTACCCATACCACTACAAAACCATTAGTAGCCTCTAGTGGATTGTCTATACAATATGCCATTTTAATGGGTTTGATACATGATGCCGTGCAAAACCACAACCACAAAAAAATAAAAATCATTGTTCCTCCCAATTGCTATGGCGGGACCAATGACCAAGCAAGGCGTGTTGCTGCAACCTTGCCCAATGTAGAAATAGTAGACCTACTAGTAGATGGTGCCAATAACATGGTGCAGAGTATTGCTAGGGTTTTAACACAAATAGCCCTAGAAGATGCTATCCCGTATATAATTGCCGAAATTCCAACAAATCCAAGAGTCGAAGTTCCGGATCTGATAGAACTAAAAACCGTTTTGAGCCAAGAACGCCATACTGAATCGGGTAGTATTGCTGTTGCTCCAGTGTTTATATTGGATCAAACGTTTTGCCCTAATGTACCATTTTTGGCACCAGATGGGTTGCTGACCTCAGTACAAACGATATCTTTTGCTAGCGGGTCCAAGTTTCCTAGTGGCGGACAATGTACTGCTGGCTATTGTGTGGGTAACGAACAAACCGATGGATTCATGCAAAAAATTGCACTTCATTTGGCACTTTGTGATAATGAAGCTACGGAACTTCAGTACCAAATACTAGCCAAACAATTGCCTTCAATGAATCAAAGGATTGCGGCTGCATACGCGAATACTCGAGATTTTGTGACTTTTATTCAAACTGCGTTGCCAGAAGCAAAGATTAATTTTGTTTCGGAAGAATTAGCCCAACAAGGGTTTACGCCTTCGGTTTTCTCTTTAGATCTTCCGACAAAAGGAGCTACTGCCCAAGAAAAAGAAAACTATAAAAGGGACTTGAACTTGCAATTAATTAATCTAATGATCCAAGAAATCCCTAACGAGAGTAAATTTTGCGTAAGCTATGGCCAACTAAAAGGATGTTACTGGACCATCCCTGCCACTTCTACGCAAGGAACCACAAAAGAAGATGACAAAGACTATATTGTACGCGTATCTTTGTCTGCTAATATGGATTTAGAACGTCATAAAAAGGTGTTTTCAAATTTTGTTGCAACCATTTAA
- a CDS encoding DUF4494 domain-containing protein, translating into MSTTWYECKVKYRKTDDSGVQKVTTEPYLIDALSYTEAESRINEEMAAYISEEFKITNIKVANFAEIHPFENADRWFKSKVSLIAYDEESGKERKTNLYLLIQANDVKEAYDNTVHVMKNTMGDYSIPAITESPILDVFPYFSGEEGELEQLEKFNALKASKPDILATTQDPIEPETNPE; encoded by the coding sequence ATGAGCACAACTTGGTACGAATGCAAAGTAAAATATAGAAAAACAGACGATAGTGGCGTACAAAAGGTTACCACAGAACCCTATTTAATAGATGCCTTATCGTATACCGAAGCCGAGAGCAGAATTAACGAAGAAATGGCAGCCTATATCAGTGAAGAATTTAAGATAACCAACATAAAGGTGGCTAATTTTGCCGAAATTCATCCTTTTGAAAATGCCGATAGATGGTTTAAATCTAAGGTTTCCTTGATTGCTTATGATGAAGAAAGTGGAAAAGAACGCAAAACCAACCTGTATTTATTAATTCAGGCTAACGATGTGAAAGAAGCGTATGATAACACCGTTCATGTCATGAAAAACACCATGGGAGATTACAGCATTCCGGCAATTACAGAGTCGCCTATTTTGGATGTATTTCCTTATTTTTCTGGCGAAGAAGGAGAGTTAGAACAACTAGAAAAATTCAATGCCCTAAAAGCATCTAAGCCAGATATACTTGCCACTACTCAAGACCCAATAGAACCAGAAACTAATCCGGAATAA
- a CDS encoding NAD(P)H-dependent oxidoreductase, giving the protein MELLDKLKWRYAAKAMNGQQVAQEDLDKILEAAILAPTSSGLQPFEILVVTNPELKEKIRAIGWNQSVITDCSHLLVFAAWDTYTAERINTMFDLTNTVRGFKNEGWENYRQMLLNMYPQRDPEVNFQHAARQAYIAFSQAITAAAFLGVDSTPIEGFDPEALDEILNLKQKGLRSCVILPLGYRDAEKDWLVNLVKVRKSKEDLVTFIQ; this is encoded by the coding sequence ATGGAATTATTAGATAAATTAAAATGGCGCTATGCTGCCAAAGCAATGAATGGACAACAAGTAGCCCAAGAAGATCTAGATAAAATTCTGGAAGCAGCCATTTTGGCCCCAACCTCTAGTGGTTTACAGCCATTTGAGATCCTGGTGGTTACCAATCCAGAACTTAAAGAAAAAATTAGAGCCATTGGCTGGAACCAATCTGTGATTACCGATTGTTCTCATTTACTGGTGTTTGCCGCCTGGGATACCTATACAGCAGAACGCATCAATACCATGTTTGACCTTACCAATACCGTGCGTGGTTTTAAAAACGAAGGTTGGGAAAACTACCGTCAAATGCTCTTGAATATGTACCCACAAAGAGATCCAGAGGTTAACTTTCAGCACGCAGCAAGACAAGCCTATATTGCCTTTTCGCAAGCCATCACAGCAGCGGCATTTTTGGGTGTAGATAGCACACCAATAGAAGGATTTGATCCAGAGGCTTTAGACGAAATTTTAAATTTAAAGCAAAAAGGACTCCGTAGCTGTGTTATATTGCCACTTGGATACCGAGATGCAGAGAAAGACTGGCTAGTAAATTTAGTAAAAGTTAGAAAAAGCAAGGAAGATCTAGTAACCTTTATCCAATAA